From one Cardiocondyla obscurior isolate alpha-2009 linkage group LG06, Cobs3.1, whole genome shotgun sequence genomic stretch:
- the LOC139103306 gene encoding uncharacterized protein isoform X1 — protein sequence MLVCRRLLLIAAAIAASIEAGSTSYHPGISSSDYSGYPGGYAVYSGATSPESSPSSSSSTSGPTSEPAASSNAEPLCRPSEFRCDTTGHCVAQDKYCDGENDCDDKSDEPRYCTPCNRTLYGDVGRTYRVEIRRPREDRLPFLCHLNFTAAGSDLGDLVQLTFDTFTVGRFLSFTSEGCPDGFMTIREEGRPATGGQWCGSAWGYTVYYSETPSINLTLYLLRLSEQGIGYNFDFKLSYKFLRRSEAHLRYGNSSMSTWRGELVNGTYCDRVLTKCDTRACRLQSPNYPGVYPRNVTCYYRVEQNRAPVGHRALLAVSQRNSHKIHIKDQVVKYDRSQRVLRVWDQCNVVQDYLTVYDGGSTSDRVLVRLCGGDAVPDIISSHNTMLLEFHTSPYDNPFHPVPLSFLPGFELEVQVIFVDEKSRSFVKENDNCDFYISGDENSSGILENPKHSLPPNTTCRYHFQGKVNEIVWLSFVKYYAASVEAAASIDTAADCNAKLLIWDGDITVDKLASSRKNITLMGQFCKDDIPRLCDHSLLRNSSRHTRPCSLAESYVSTGRDLTLEHILRQGSALYPISFVLRYEFVHEAISCNHVFTSTPSASSTSSTSSLSSSSSSSSSLSSNAGRFASPKNVFFYGRGGAQNLSCVYRFEADPDHRIELSFVRASFGGKNCASYVDPLVTRWTCDRRMADVRKFGMADLIVAEYPWQGVELLRDCLCSNVSEKIVVRTLTSNVVEVRFSITLMNVTQDYRDFFFEGEYRFVPVNADSTEHGCSTKLEERRLRGTSGEISLRSPLPRIIPGLASVEEILTNTEDLTATQCVNEPWLIEPEDARINFLYLRTAGYSITLDNFMECTTQNRIIVYSAANTKERSVICPEGGADTARTVDFFSGGWNYSVVNASVAMAQHSRSFVVEFLQREPGFYAVTWIAISKRLPATSNLGANAFTVLPTEDCPYRCPEIQACISSVLWCDGVRHCPSGFDEEEANCSYRFGVTLLYVAVGAGALGIFLILLLATGCLKYCLYRHKARKKKKNVALNVNHLHVNHTHHNNGLTGSRLSGRYNLATPQEMYLENYGKDSIC from the exons ATGTTGGTGTGTCGGCGGTTGCTGCTGATCGCAGCCGCGATTGCGGCCTCGATCGAGGCTGGCTCGACTAGTTACCATCCCGGCATCTCGTCATCGGACTACTCCGGATACCCGGGTGGATACGCGGTTTACTCCGGCGCGACGTCACCCGAgtcctcgccgtcgtcgaGCTCGTCCACGTCCGGTCCGACATCGGAGCCCGCAGCGAGCAGCAACGCGGAGCCGCTCTGCCGGCCGTCCGAGTTCCGATGCGACACGACCGGACATTGCGTCGCCCAGGACAAGTACTGCGATGGCGAGAATGACTGCGACGACAAATCTGACGAGCCGAGATATTGCACCC CTTGCAATCGGACGCTGTACGGTGACGTCGGCCGGACCTACAGGGTGGAAATCCGCCGGCCAAGGGAGGACCGACTGCCATTCCTGTGTCACCTCAACTTCACTGCCGCCGGATCTGATCTCGGGGATCTAGTCCAG TTAACTTTTGATACCTTCACGGTCGGCCGCTTTCTATCCTTTACGTCGGAAGGATGTCCAGATGGTTTCATGACTATTCGCGAAGAAGGTCGTCCTGCGACGGGAGGACAATGGTGTGGCAGCGCGTGGGGATATACCGTCTATTACAGCGAAACTCCTTCCATCAATCTGACTTTATATTTACTACGTTTATCAGAGCAG GGTATCGGCTACAACTTCGACTTCAAGCTGTCGTACAAGTTCCTGAGAAGAAGCGAAGCGCATCTCAGATACGGAAACAGCAGCATGTCCACATGGCGTGGCGAGCTGGTGAACGGCACGTATTGCGATCGCGTCCTCACCAAATGCGATACTAGAGCCTGCCGGCTGCAGTCGCCGAATTATCCCGGAGTTTACCCCAGGAATGTCACTTGCTACTATCGGGTGGAGCAAAACCGCGCGCCGGTAGGTCATCGGGCTCTGCTCGCCGTTAGTCAGCGAAACAGTCACAAGATACACATTAAGGACCAAGTCGTAAAATACGACAGAAGTCAGCGAGTGCTAAG GGTGTGGGATCAGTGCAACGTCGTGCAGGATTACTTAACGGTATATGACGGAGGTTCAACCTCAGACCGAGTGCTTGTAAGGCTGTGCGGAGGAGATGCGGTGCCAGATATCATCAGCAGTCACAATACCATGTTGTTAGAGTTCCACACGTCCCCGTACGACAATCCGTTTCATCCAGTACCACTGTCTTTTCTGCCAGGATTTGAACTCGAAGTTCAG GTGATCTTTGTCGACGAAAAGTCTCGGAGTTTCGTAAAGGAAAACGACAACTGCGATTTTTATATATCCGGCGATGAAAACTCGTCGGGGATTCTGGAAAATCCGAAACACTCTTTACCGCCGAACACAACTTGCCGTTATCACTTCCAAGGGAAAGTCAACGAAATCGTTTGGTTATCGTTCGTTAAGTATTACGCCGCCAGCGTGGAAGCCGCTGCAAGTATCGACACTGCCGCTGATTGCAATGCAAAGCTTTTGATATGGGACGGTGATATCACAGTGGACAAACTTGCTTCCAGCCGAAAA aATATTACGCTGATGGGACAGTTCTGTAAGGACGACATACCGCGACTCTGTGATCACAGTCTGCTGCGTAACAGTAGCCGTCATACGCGGCCATGTAGCCTCGCGGAGAGTTACGTGTCGACCGGCCGCGATCTCACCCTGGAGCACATATTGCGCCAGGGTAGCGCCCTGTATCCAATAAGTTTCGTGCTACGCTACGAGTTCGTCCACGAGGCCATCTCGTGTAACCACGTGTTCACCTCGACGCCGTCGGCCTCATCCACGTCTTCCACGTCGTCTTTATCGTCCTCATCATCCTCTTCATCTTCCTTATCGTCCAACGCCGGGAGATTTGCGTCGCCGAAAAACGTCTTCTTCTACGGTCGCGGCGGGGCGCAAAATCTAAGCTGCGTGTATAGATTTGAGGCCGATCCTGATCACAGAATAGAACTGTCCTTCGTCAGAGCCTCCTTTGGTGGCAAGAACTGCGCGTCTTATGTAGACCCACTGGTGACTCGATGGACGTGTGATCGCCGTATGGCGGATGTTAGAAAGTTCGGTATGGCGGACCTCATCGTCGCTGAATATCCTTGGCAAGGAGTCGAACTG CTCCGCGATTGTTTGTGCTCAAACGTGAGCGAGAAGATCGTCGTACGAACTCTGACCTCGAACGTAGTGGAGGTCAGGTTCTCTATTACGCTCATGAACGTTACCCAGGATTACCGAGACTTCTTCTTTGAGGGAGAATACCGTTTCGTTCCGGTGAACGCTGATTCAACCGAGCACGGATGCTCAACGAAACTTGAAGAGCGACGGTTACGCGGTACCAGCGGCGAGATCTCTCTCAGGAGCCCCTTGCCACGAATAATACCCGGGTTGGCCTCGGTGGAAGAAATTCTGACGAACACGGAAGATCTAACGGCAACGCAATGCGTGAACGAGCCGTGGCTGATCGAGCCCGAGGACGCGCGCATTAATTTCCTGTACTTAAGAACTGCCGGCTACAGTATTACTTTAGACAACTTTATGGAGTGCACGACGCAAAACAGAATTATCGTTTACTCGGCCGCGAATACAAAAGAGCGCAGTGTGATTTGTCCGGAGGGTGGCGCCGACACGGCCAGAACCGTCGACTTCTTCTCGGGTGGCTGGAATTACAGTGTCGTGAATGCGAGCGTGGCGATGGCGCAGCATTCCCGCAGTTTTGTCGTAGAATTTCTTCAACGGGAACCCGGTTTCTACGCCGTCACGTGGATCGCGATCTCTAAACGTTTACCAGCCACATCTAACTTGGGCGCGAACGCATTCACCGTATTGCCCACGGAGGATTGCCCATACAG GTGTCCAGAGATCCAGGCGTGCATCAGCTCGGTCTTATGGTGCGACGGTGTGCGCCACTGTCCCTCAGGCTTCGACGAGGAAGAGGCTAACTGCTCGTATCGTTTCGGAGTAACGCTGCTTTACGTGGCAGTCGGCGCTGGTGCCCTCGGTATATTCTTAATTCTCTTGCTGGCCACTGGTTGTCTCAAGTATTGCCTTTACCGGCACAAAGCCcgcaagaagaagaagaacgtCGCTCTGAACGTTAATCACCTTCACGTGAATCACACTCACCACAACAACGGCTTGACCGGGAGCCGGCTGAGCGGACGTTACAACCTAGCCACGCCCCAGGAAATGTACCTGGAGAATTACGGGAAAGACAGTATTTGTTGA
- the LOC139103306 gene encoding uncharacterized protein isoform X2, whose amino-acid sequence MARMTATTNLTSRDIAPLTFDTFTVGRFLSFTSEGCPDGFMTIREEGRPATGGQWCGSAWGYTVYYSETPSINLTLYLLRLSEQGIGYNFDFKLSYKFLRRSEAHLRYGNSSMSTWRGELVNGTYCDRVLTKCDTRACRLQSPNYPGVYPRNVTCYYRVEQNRAPVGHRALLAVSQRNSHKIHIKDQVVKYDRSQRVLRVWDQCNVVQDYLTVYDGGSTSDRVLVRLCGGDAVPDIISSHNTMLLEFHTSPYDNPFHPVPLSFLPGFELEVQVIFVDEKSRSFVKENDNCDFYISGDENSSGILENPKHSLPPNTTCRYHFQGKVNEIVWLSFVKYYAASVEAAASIDTAADCNAKLLIWDGDITVDKLASSRKNITLMGQFCKDDIPRLCDHSLLRNSSRHTRPCSLAESYVSTGRDLTLEHILRQGSALYPISFVLRYEFVHEAISCNHVFTSTPSASSTSSTSSLSSSSSSSSSLSSNAGRFASPKNVFFYGRGGAQNLSCVYRFEADPDHRIELSFVRASFGGKNCASYVDPLVTRWTCDRRMADVRKFGMADLIVAEYPWQGVELLRDCLCSNVSEKIVVRTLTSNVVEVRFSITLMNVTQDYRDFFFEGEYRFVPVNADSTEHGCSTKLEERRLRGTSGEISLRSPLPRIIPGLASVEEILTNTEDLTATQCVNEPWLIEPEDARINFLYLRTAGYSITLDNFMECTTQNRIIVYSAANTKERSVICPEGGADTARTVDFFSGGWNYSVVNASVAMAQHSRSFVVEFLQREPGFYAVTWIAISKRLPATSNLGANAFTVLPTEDCPYRCPEIQACISSVLWCDGVRHCPSGFDEEEANCSYRFGVTLLYVAVGAGALGIFLILLLATGCLKYCLYRHKARKKKKNVALNVNHLHVNHTHHNNGLTGSRLSGRYNLATPQEMYLENYGKDSIC is encoded by the exons ATGGCGAGAATGACTGCGACGACAAATCTGACGAGCCGAGATATTGCACCC TTAACTTTTGATACCTTCACGGTCGGCCGCTTTCTATCCTTTACGTCGGAAGGATGTCCAGATGGTTTCATGACTATTCGCGAAGAAGGTCGTCCTGCGACGGGAGGACAATGGTGTGGCAGCGCGTGGGGATATACCGTCTATTACAGCGAAACTCCTTCCATCAATCTGACTTTATATTTACTACGTTTATCAGAGCAG GGTATCGGCTACAACTTCGACTTCAAGCTGTCGTACAAGTTCCTGAGAAGAAGCGAAGCGCATCTCAGATACGGAAACAGCAGCATGTCCACATGGCGTGGCGAGCTGGTGAACGGCACGTATTGCGATCGCGTCCTCACCAAATGCGATACTAGAGCCTGCCGGCTGCAGTCGCCGAATTATCCCGGAGTTTACCCCAGGAATGTCACTTGCTACTATCGGGTGGAGCAAAACCGCGCGCCGGTAGGTCATCGGGCTCTGCTCGCCGTTAGTCAGCGAAACAGTCACAAGATACACATTAAGGACCAAGTCGTAAAATACGACAGAAGTCAGCGAGTGCTAAG GGTGTGGGATCAGTGCAACGTCGTGCAGGATTACTTAACGGTATATGACGGAGGTTCAACCTCAGACCGAGTGCTTGTAAGGCTGTGCGGAGGAGATGCGGTGCCAGATATCATCAGCAGTCACAATACCATGTTGTTAGAGTTCCACACGTCCCCGTACGACAATCCGTTTCATCCAGTACCACTGTCTTTTCTGCCAGGATTTGAACTCGAAGTTCAG GTGATCTTTGTCGACGAAAAGTCTCGGAGTTTCGTAAAGGAAAACGACAACTGCGATTTTTATATATCCGGCGATGAAAACTCGTCGGGGATTCTGGAAAATCCGAAACACTCTTTACCGCCGAACACAACTTGCCGTTATCACTTCCAAGGGAAAGTCAACGAAATCGTTTGGTTATCGTTCGTTAAGTATTACGCCGCCAGCGTGGAAGCCGCTGCAAGTATCGACACTGCCGCTGATTGCAATGCAAAGCTTTTGATATGGGACGGTGATATCACAGTGGACAAACTTGCTTCCAGCCGAAAA aATATTACGCTGATGGGACAGTTCTGTAAGGACGACATACCGCGACTCTGTGATCACAGTCTGCTGCGTAACAGTAGCCGTCATACGCGGCCATGTAGCCTCGCGGAGAGTTACGTGTCGACCGGCCGCGATCTCACCCTGGAGCACATATTGCGCCAGGGTAGCGCCCTGTATCCAATAAGTTTCGTGCTACGCTACGAGTTCGTCCACGAGGCCATCTCGTGTAACCACGTGTTCACCTCGACGCCGTCGGCCTCATCCACGTCTTCCACGTCGTCTTTATCGTCCTCATCATCCTCTTCATCTTCCTTATCGTCCAACGCCGGGAGATTTGCGTCGCCGAAAAACGTCTTCTTCTACGGTCGCGGCGGGGCGCAAAATCTAAGCTGCGTGTATAGATTTGAGGCCGATCCTGATCACAGAATAGAACTGTCCTTCGTCAGAGCCTCCTTTGGTGGCAAGAACTGCGCGTCTTATGTAGACCCACTGGTGACTCGATGGACGTGTGATCGCCGTATGGCGGATGTTAGAAAGTTCGGTATGGCGGACCTCATCGTCGCTGAATATCCTTGGCAAGGAGTCGAACTG CTCCGCGATTGTTTGTGCTCAAACGTGAGCGAGAAGATCGTCGTACGAACTCTGACCTCGAACGTAGTGGAGGTCAGGTTCTCTATTACGCTCATGAACGTTACCCAGGATTACCGAGACTTCTTCTTTGAGGGAGAATACCGTTTCGTTCCGGTGAACGCTGATTCAACCGAGCACGGATGCTCAACGAAACTTGAAGAGCGACGGTTACGCGGTACCAGCGGCGAGATCTCTCTCAGGAGCCCCTTGCCACGAATAATACCCGGGTTGGCCTCGGTGGAAGAAATTCTGACGAACACGGAAGATCTAACGGCAACGCAATGCGTGAACGAGCCGTGGCTGATCGAGCCCGAGGACGCGCGCATTAATTTCCTGTACTTAAGAACTGCCGGCTACAGTATTACTTTAGACAACTTTATGGAGTGCACGACGCAAAACAGAATTATCGTTTACTCGGCCGCGAATACAAAAGAGCGCAGTGTGATTTGTCCGGAGGGTGGCGCCGACACGGCCAGAACCGTCGACTTCTTCTCGGGTGGCTGGAATTACAGTGTCGTGAATGCGAGCGTGGCGATGGCGCAGCATTCCCGCAGTTTTGTCGTAGAATTTCTTCAACGGGAACCCGGTTTCTACGCCGTCACGTGGATCGCGATCTCTAAACGTTTACCAGCCACATCTAACTTGGGCGCGAACGCATTCACCGTATTGCCCACGGAGGATTGCCCATACAG GTGTCCAGAGATCCAGGCGTGCATCAGCTCGGTCTTATGGTGCGACGGTGTGCGCCACTGTCCCTCAGGCTTCGACGAGGAAGAGGCTAACTGCTCGTATCGTTTCGGAGTAACGCTGCTTTACGTGGCAGTCGGCGCTGGTGCCCTCGGTATATTCTTAATTCTCTTGCTGGCCACTGGTTGTCTCAAGTATTGCCTTTACCGGCACAAAGCCcgcaagaagaagaagaacgtCGCTCTGAACGTTAATCACCTTCACGTGAATCACACTCACCACAACAACGGCTTGACCGGGAGCCGGCTGAGCGGACGTTACAACCTAGCCACGCCCCAGGAAATGTACCTGGAGAATTACGGGAAAGACAGTATTTGTTGA